The following are encoded together in the Piscinibacter lacus genome:
- a CDS encoding topoisomerase DNA-binding C4 zinc finger domain-containing protein yields MNIKVILAAFLCAAYVGGCVHLNNEVRRACTHGNCKHGWNSKYTGSEKLAFIAWAIGVPGAVYLGWRAAGHLSSTKVPMPDPQNRTSEIGRVPPPPPSRPPRPRPERVRKIPVGGKIVCPKCKGPTVLRTALRGARQGQKFYGCKRFPRCRGVVNVASSQEVKGQDDG; encoded by the coding sequence ATGAATATCAAAGTCATTCTTGCTGCGTTTCTCTGTGCCGCCTATGTTGGTGGATGTGTTCATCTCAATAACGAGGTGCGCAGAGCATGTACTCACGGAAACTGCAAACATGGGTGGAACAGCAAGTACACGGGATCGGAGAAGTTAGCCTTCATTGCATGGGCCATTGGTGTTCCAGGAGCAGTCTATCTCGGCTGGCGTGCCGCTGGACATCTCAGTAGTACGAAAGTGCCCATGCCCGATCCGCAGAACCGAACAAGTGAAATCGGTCGCGTTCCCCCGCCGCCACCTTCTCGGCCACCGAGACCTAGGCCAGAACGGGTGCGAAAGATTCCTGTGGGCGGAAAAATTGTGTGTCCGAAGTGCAAAGGTCCGACGGTGCTGCGGACTGCATTGCGAGGTGCGCGTCAGGGGCAGAAGTTTTACGGCTGTAAGCGATTCCCTCGGTGCCGTGGAGTCGTGAACGTGGCCTCTAGTCAAGAGGTGAAAGGCCAGGATGATGGGTGA